From Nocardioides sp. HDW12B, the proteins below share one genomic window:
- a CDS encoding FAD-dependent oxidoreductase produces the protein MTTSRSCHVVVVGSGISGLTCAEALLRAGHDVTVVSADALARTTSHLAAAVWFPTAAGPPDAVARWGRTTFDLLAAHAATGVPGVTMRESLVLFRPGVEVPDELPAWAASVGDVRPARADELPPGYPAGWRFAVPLVEMPVHLPWLHAQVVAAGAREVVRRLRGLDDVLDLRPDVVVNAAGMAAGALVGDDSVYPVRGQIVRVRNPGVELSVRDEHHPGGRAYVHPRTDDCILGGTLERGSWSTEPDPAETAAILERCADIVPALAGAEVLESVAGLRPGRSEVRIERDDTLLPVPVVHDYGHGGAGITVGWGCAQDVVALVGSVEG, from the coding sequence GTGACCACGTCCCGCTCCTGCCACGTCGTCGTGGTCGGGTCCGGGATCAGCGGCCTCACCTGTGCGGAGGCGCTGCTGCGCGCCGGTCACGACGTGACCGTCGTGTCGGCCGACGCGCTGGCACGCACGACCTCGCACCTCGCGGCTGCCGTCTGGTTCCCCACTGCCGCCGGGCCCCCGGACGCGGTGGCGCGCTGGGGACGCACGACCTTCGACCTGCTGGCCGCGCACGCGGCCACCGGGGTTCCGGGGGTCACGATGCGTGAGTCCCTCGTGCTGTTCCGCCCCGGCGTCGAGGTGCCCGACGAGCTGCCGGCCTGGGCGGCGTCGGTGGGCGACGTGCGACCGGCCCGTGCCGACGAGCTGCCGCCGGGCTACCCCGCCGGCTGGCGTTTCGCCGTACCTCTCGTGGAGATGCCGGTGCACTTGCCGTGGCTGCACGCGCAGGTGGTGGCGGCCGGTGCCCGCGAGGTCGTACGACGCCTCCGCGGCCTCGACGACGTGCTCGACCTCCGACCCGACGTGGTCGTCAACGCCGCCGGGATGGCGGCCGGGGCCCTGGTGGGCGACGACTCGGTCTACCCCGTGCGCGGCCAGATCGTGCGGGTGAGGAACCCCGGTGTCGAGCTGTCGGTGCGCGACGAGCACCACCCGGGCGGCCGCGCCTACGTCCATCCGCGCACGGACGACTGCATCCTCGGGGGCACCCTCGAGCGCGGCAGCTGGAGCACCGAGCCCGACCCGGCCGAGACCGCGGCGATCCTCGAGCGCTGCGCCGACATCGTGCCGGCGCTGGCGGGCGCCGAGGTCCTCGAGAGCGTCGCCGGGCTCCGTCCCGGTCGGTCGGAGGTGCGGATCGAGCGCGACGACACGCTGCTGCCCGTGCCGGTGGTCCACGACTACGGCCACGGCGGTGCCGGCATCACCGTCGGCTGGGGCTGCGCCCAGGACGTGGTGGCGCTGGTGGGCTCCGTCGAGGGCTGA
- a CDS encoding metalloregulator ArsR/SmtB family transcription factor produces MTTTSEVLPARDQDSTLDRGEAERYAEWFSVLADPTRVRLLHAVATAPSGALRVGDLAATLGISQSTCSHHVDLLKRVGFVVVDKVGTSSLVSANAACCTGLPHAADVVMGALSSRPCCPSDLPADVSVRPVDEADLPRVREIYAEGLATRTATFETVVPSAAELRDRWLPDLAWVAELDGAVVGWTAVMPTSTRDCYAGVGETAVYVAEAARGRGVGKALLHTQVNAADAAGLWTLQASVFPENRASLALHHAAGYRTLAVRTRIARLDGEWRDTVLLERRSEVC; encoded by the coding sequence ATGACCACGACGAGCGAGGTCCTCCCGGCCCGGGACCAGGACAGCACGCTGGACCGCGGCGAGGCCGAGCGGTACGCGGAGTGGTTCTCCGTGCTGGCCGACCCGACCCGCGTCCGGCTGCTGCACGCCGTCGCCACCGCCCCGAGCGGCGCGCTGCGCGTCGGCGACCTCGCCGCCACGCTGGGGATCAGCCAGTCGACGTGCTCCCACCACGTCGACCTCCTCAAGCGCGTGGGCTTCGTGGTCGTCGACAAGGTGGGTACGTCGAGCCTCGTCTCGGCCAACGCCGCCTGCTGCACCGGCCTTCCCCACGCCGCCGACGTCGTCATGGGTGCGCTGTCGTCGCGCCCGTGCTGCCCCTCCGACCTCCCCGCCGACGTGAGCGTCCGGCCCGTCGACGAGGCCGACCTCCCCCGGGTGCGGGAGATCTACGCCGAGGGCCTGGCGACGCGCACCGCGACCTTCGAGACGGTCGTGCCGTCGGCGGCCGAGCTGCGGGATCGCTGGCTGCCCGACCTCGCCTGGGTGGCCGAGCTCGACGGCGCGGTGGTCGGGTGGACGGCGGTCATGCCCACCTCGACGCGCGACTGCTACGCCGGGGTCGGCGAGACGGCGGTCTACGTGGCCGAGGCCGCGCGGGGCCGCGGGGTCGGCAAGGCCCTGCTGCACACCCAGGTCAACGCCGCGGACGCCGCGGGCCTGTGGACGCTGCAGGCGTCGGTCTTCCCCGAGAACCGCGCGAGCCTGGCGCTGCACCACGCCGCCGGCTACCGCACGCTGGCGGTGCGCACGCGCATCGCGCGCCTCGACGGCGAGTGGCGCGACACCGTGCTGCTCGAGCGGCGCAGCGAGGTCTGCTGA
- a CDS encoding FAD-dependent oxidoreductase — MTHPLAVIGAGPVGLAAAANAARRGLPYVVLESGPAAGAAVADWAHVRLFSAWRELVDPVARELLEESGWSAPDPDAYPTGAEWRERYLVPLAALLAERPEGQVRFSTRVVGVARAGRDLLVDSGRDDDPFALHLETSDGPERLLASAVVDASGTWSAPNPLGADGYPAPGEREHADRIASGVPDFADPAVAARYAGKHVVVAGKGASAQGVLVGLAALARRDPATRVSWLLRRPGVGDAFGGGDNDQLEQRGALGQAARAAASGGAVTPVTHFRTVAVEEQVDGRLTLTSTDGRQVVDVDEVVVVTGYRPDLSFLSEVRLDLDPALQAARVLADQIHPDHHSCGDVAPHGHRELSQPERGLYLVGMKSYGRAPSFLAMTGFEQVRSVVAALDGDLEAADRVDLVLPETGVCNGAGRFDDPDVTSSPDGGCCAAPSSVAGSPVGLTLVGAGGATC, encoded by the coding sequence GTGACCCACCCCCTCGCCGTCATCGGCGCCGGCCCCGTCGGCCTGGCCGCCGCCGCCAACGCGGCCCGTCGCGGTCTGCCGTACGTCGTGCTCGAGTCCGGCCCGGCGGCCGGCGCGGCCGTGGCCGACTGGGCGCACGTCCGGCTCTTCTCTGCCTGGCGCGAGCTCGTCGACCCGGTGGCGCGCGAGCTGCTCGAGGAGTCCGGCTGGTCGGCCCCCGACCCCGACGCCTACCCGACCGGAGCCGAGTGGCGCGAGCGCTACCTCGTGCCGCTCGCCGCGCTGCTGGCCGAGCGCCCCGAGGGCCAGGTCCGGTTCAGCACGCGCGTCGTCGGGGTCGCGCGTGCCGGACGCGACCTGCTGGTCGACTCCGGGCGCGACGACGACCCCTTCGCCCTGCACCTGGAGACGTCGGACGGGCCCGAGAGGCTGCTCGCGAGCGCCGTCGTCGACGCCTCCGGCACCTGGTCCGCCCCGAACCCCCTCGGCGCCGACGGCTACCCGGCGCCGGGGGAGCGCGAGCACGCCGACCGCATCGCGTCCGGCGTCCCCGACTTCGCGGACCCGGCCGTGGCGGCGCGCTACGCCGGCAAGCACGTCGTCGTCGCGGGCAAGGGAGCCTCGGCCCAGGGCGTGCTCGTCGGGCTGGCCGCGCTGGCCCGCCGCGACCCGGCCACGCGCGTCTCCTGGCTGCTGCGCCGACCGGGCGTCGGGGACGCCTTCGGCGGCGGCGACAACGACCAGCTCGAGCAGCGCGGCGCCCTGGGCCAGGCGGCGCGGGCGGCGGCCTCGGGCGGCGCGGTCACCCCCGTCACCCACTTCCGCACGGTCGCCGTCGAGGAGCAGGTCGACGGGCGGCTGACGCTGACCTCGACCGACGGCCGCCAGGTCGTCGACGTCGACGAGGTCGTCGTCGTGACCGGCTACCGCCCCGACCTGTCGTTCCTCTCCGAGGTGCGGCTCGACCTCGACCCCGCGCTGCAGGCCGCGCGCGTGCTCGCCGACCAGATCCACCCCGACCACCACAGCTGCGGCGACGTCGCGCCGCACGGGCACCGTGAGCTGTCCCAGCCCGAGCGTGGCCTCTACCTGGTCGGGATGAAGTCCTACGGGCGCGCGCCGTCGTTCCTCGCGATGACCGGCTTCGAGCAGGTCCGCTCGGTGGTGGCCGCCCTCGACGGCGACCTCGAGGCGGCCGACCGGGTCGACCTCGTGCTGCCGGAGACCGGGGTCTGCAACGGCGCCGGGCGCTTCGACGACCCCGACGTCACGTCGTCGCCCGACGGCGGCTGCTGCGCCGCCCCCTCGTCCGTGGCCGGGTCGCCGGTCGGGCTCACCCTGGTCGGTGCCGGTGGCGCGACCTGCTGA
- a CDS encoding MFS transporter, translated as MSEPGALDRAGLRQVVVVLSTVQIVSWGVLYYAFAALQAPIVADTGWSPMAVTGAFSLSQVVAGAVGLWVGRHLDEHGPRRVMTASSLVAVPGVLVLATAPSLALFYLGWLLVGVAMAGTLYPPAFAALTRWGGALRVRALTTLTLVAGLASTVFVPLATALDAWLGWRGAYGVLLVALALVTVPLHWWGLDQPWRGHRAAGPDPDTGSGTGHDTGHGAGPGPGGDAGREAGSTRATATGSAYDEAGTDVARTRPFLLLAAGNALAALVVFAGLVNMVPMLLEQGLSASAAALALGLGGVGQVVGRLGYARFAAATSVTTRGVVVVGAVALTTGVLAVVPASGPLLVGIGMVLGLARGIFTLVQATAVTDRWGTVDYGRLNGVLTAPALAAAAAAPFLGATLATVLGSYGDAFLVLAGIGLVAATLMVGATPRRHPGRADGLGR; from the coding sequence GTGAGCGAGCCGGGGGCGCTCGACCGGGCCGGGCTGCGCCAGGTCGTGGTCGTGCTCAGCACCGTCCAGATCGTGTCGTGGGGGGTGCTCTACTACGCCTTCGCCGCGCTCCAGGCCCCGATCGTGGCGGACACCGGGTGGTCGCCGATGGCGGTCACCGGCGCCTTCAGCCTGTCCCAGGTCGTCGCCGGCGCCGTCGGGCTGTGGGTCGGGCGCCACCTCGACGAGCACGGCCCGCGCCGCGTCATGACGGCCTCCTCGCTCGTCGCCGTGCCGGGCGTCCTGGTGCTCGCGACGGCGCCGAGCCTGGCGCTGTTCTACCTCGGCTGGCTGCTGGTCGGCGTCGCCATGGCGGGCACGCTCTACCCGCCGGCGTTCGCTGCGCTCACCCGCTGGGGCGGCGCGCTGCGCGTCCGGGCGCTCACCACGCTGACCCTGGTGGCCGGACTCGCCAGCACCGTGTTCGTCCCGCTCGCGACCGCGCTCGACGCATGGCTCGGGTGGCGAGGGGCGTACGGCGTGCTGCTGGTCGCCCTGGCGCTCGTCACGGTCCCTCTGCACTGGTGGGGGCTCGACCAGCCGTGGCGGGGACACCGCGCGGCGGGCCCCGACCCCGACACCGGCTCTGGCACCGGCCATGACACCGGCCATGGCGCCGGCCCGGGGCCCGGCGGGGACGCCGGCCGCGAGGCCGGGTCCACGCGCGCGACCGCCACGGGGTCGGCGTACGACGAGGCGGGGACCGACGTGGCGCGGACCCGGCCGTTCCTGCTGCTGGCGGCGGGCAACGCGCTGGCCGCGCTCGTGGTCTTCGCCGGGCTCGTCAACATGGTCCCGATGCTGCTCGAGCAGGGGCTGAGCGCCTCGGCCGCGGCGCTCGCCCTCGGGCTCGGGGGTGTGGGCCAGGTCGTGGGACGGCTGGGCTACGCGCGGTTCGCGGCGGCCACGTCGGTGACGACCCGCGGGGTGGTGGTGGTCGGCGCCGTGGCCCTCACGACCGGCGTGCTCGCGGTGGTCCCGGCCTCCGGTCCGCTGCTCGTCGGGATCGGCATGGTGCTGGGTCTGGCGCGAGGGATCTTCACGCTGGTGCAGGCGACAGCCGTCACCGACCGCTGGGGGACGGTCGACTACGGCCGGCTCAACGGGGTGCTGACCGCGCCCGCGCTGGCCGCCGCGGCCGCGGCGCCCTTCCTGGGCGCCACGCTCGCGACCGTCCTCGGCTCCTACGGCGACGCCTTCCTGGTGCTCGCCGGCATCGGGCTGGTGGCGGCGACGCTCATGGTCGGCGCGACGCCCCGCCGGCACCCGGGGAGGGCCGATGGCCTCGGGCGCTGA
- a CDS encoding low molecular weight phosphatase family protein — protein sequence MTAPETPQVVFACVRNGGRSVISRVLTEHYARGRVVARSAGTQPGEHIHPEVAAVLERLGLDTSRETPTLLTRETIAASTMAITLGCGEECPYVPGVRYVDWPVADPGGQDDAGVRAVVADLDVRVRQLLVELVPDLELPPSVLEAG from the coding sequence ATGACCGCACCCGAGACCCCGCAGGTCGTCTTCGCCTGCGTCCGCAACGGCGGCCGCTCGGTGATCAGCCGCGTGCTGACCGAGCACTACGCGCGGGGTCGCGTCGTCGCGCGATCGGCCGGCACCCAGCCCGGCGAGCACATCCACCCCGAGGTCGCCGCCGTGCTCGAGCGGCTCGGGCTGGACACCTCGCGGGAGACGCCGACCCTGCTGACGCGCGAGACGATCGCGGCCTCCACGATGGCGATCACGCTGGGCTGCGGCGAGGAGTGCCCCTACGTCCCGGGCGTGCGGTACGTCGACTGGCCGGTCGCCGACCCCGGCGGCCAGGACGACGCCGGCGTGCGCGCCGTCGTGGCCGACCTCGACGTACGGGTGCGGCAGCTGCTGGTCGAGCTGGTGCCCGACCTCGAGCTGCCGCCGTCGGTGCTCGAGGCGGGCTGA
- a CDS encoding DUF6458 family protein codes for MGLGLGVVLIVLGLLFVTPVISYDIPGVDDIMLGWILVGAGVLSIVLGLVATAQRSRTTHVEERRTH; via the coding sequence ATGGGTCTCGGACTCGGAGTCGTCCTCATCGTCCTCGGCCTGCTGTTCGTCACGCCGGTCATCAGCTACGACATCCCCGGTGTCGACGACATCATGCTCGGCTGGATCCTCGTCGGGGCGGGCGTCCTGTCGATCGTGCTCGGCCTCGTGGCCACCGCCCAGCGCTCGCGCACCACCCACGTCGAGGAGCGCCGCACCCACTGA